TCCTTTCAACTTTGGAAAGCGAGCTTGAAGGAAGCGATGATTTTCGCCTGTATTATGAAAACCATTTAGGCGCATACAAGCCTGATATCCAAAGCGGTTTCAAAAAGCTTGATATTCAGAAGATTTATAACCTTATTCTGTATTTTTGCCGTAGCGGTGTTTTGAAAACAAAGCTGAACAAGCTGCTTTTTTATGCAGATTTCAAGCATTACAAGGATTATGCAGCTTCAATTACCGGACTCAGATATCAAAAGCTGCCATTCGGCCCTGTACCGGAAAATTATGGGCATTATTTTGCGTCAATGCAGCATGAGGAAAAAGCCGTAATTGTAGAAGAGGAAATTTACATTCATTATGTCGGGGAAAAATTTGTATCTGTTAAAGAACCCAATCTTAAATCATTTACAGAAACAGAACTTCAAACGATTGAATTTGTAAAAAACTATTTCAGTACGTTTAATACCACAAAAATAAGCGACTTCTCGCATGATGAAAAAGGCTACAAGGAAACGGCAAATTCGGCGATTATACCTTATTCTTATGCTGATGATTTACAAATTTAAGAAAAAATGGACTTTTTGATTATATGTACTGCATATAGTTGCATTATTGCCCATAGTACTATATATTGCGTTTAAATTAAAAAGAAAGGAGGTGAAGAGAGAATGAGCAAAGCTAAACCGAGTGTTAGACCTGGCCAAAGAGTACCGGATTCCGGTATTTATCAAAGCAACCTGTCAAAAACAAGGGCGACGATGGTTAATGGAGAACCAGCGCCGCCCACTCCCAGAAGAGGAGAAAAATGGATTCAAATTATTGACACAAATAGTTCTAAGTAAAACTGAATACGGCAATATTCTTTTTAATTAGAATAAGCACCAAGCTTTTTGAGTCAATAACTTATTGGCGTGCCGGATACAGCAATATATCCGGCACTTTAACTTTTAAGATATCCTTAGCATAGGTTTTGATCAGAATCAAAGATTAATCATACTCTTTGCAAAAGGATATCAAAGTAACAACGGAGAATCTCTATGTCTGACAATTTAAAAAGAAAAAAGCCTGAAGACCCAACAAAAATTAATACTCATCAAGAGTGGGAGCTTGACTACTGGTCAAAAGAATTAGGTGTAACCAAGGAAAAAATTAAAGAAGCTGTAAAAAAAGTCGGCAACAGTACTGATAAAGTCAGGCAGTATTTAGGCAAATAATTTAATGATAAGGTAGGTTGTGTTTTGTATAAATTGCTCAACCTACCAAATATTATAGGTGCTATATGCAAGTATTTGTAGTTGTAAAAGAATTATTGGATCAGCCAGAATATATAAAAGCGTTTTTGACTAAAGAAGCCGCTAATATATTTGTCAAAGAACCTTCGAGGGTTGATTACCAAATATGGGAAAAAAGCGTTAAGGGTAATATTGATGATCCTAACACCGTTTATATAACTCAAAGATACGGAGTAGGAGATTTTCATTATTTTAAAGATGTATATGGTAATTATAGCCAAGCAAAAACGGCATCAGGTGAAAAAGGTCAAGCTCTTGCATGTAAAATTGGATAAAATGATTCAATAACTACCTATTGTTACTCCAAACTTCTCCATTGACCACCCCTGCAAAATCTAATATGTTCTGAATGTTGCAAAGGCCTGAACAACCTTTGCAACATTACTCTAACAGTGAGGGCTTAGCTATGGCCTACATGGCAGTTTTACCCCAAACAATACAAATAAATATACGTGCGCACCTGATTCATGCTCGGGCATGGGGGCGTTTTCTCTCTCACTGGGGGGATCGCCGGTTCAGCAGGTGCGCATTTTTATTTGGGGGTTCCTATGAACACATCTGCATCAAATCCAATCACCACAGTTTTAATCAACGAAACCGAACTCAAGCCGGTTGAGTACAGAAACCAGAGGGTCATCACC
This portion of the Desulforegula conservatrix Mb1Pa genome encodes:
- a CDS encoding type II TA system antitoxin MqsA family protein, with amino-acid sequence MKNICPVCEKLVHTEKVEEFETFDIKGEKITVPVEYFKCAECGEAFDDPSSEKPDPVEAAYKKYRKIKGMVQPEEITTLRKKYGLTQGELSDLLGLGVATLSRYENGALQNESHDMLLRLSTQPVNLLQLVKRKSESLNDGKRAHLLSTLESELEGSDDFRLYYENHLGAYKPDIQSGFKKLDIQKIYNLILYFCRSGVLKTKLNKLLFYADFKHYKDYAASITGLRYQKLPFGPVPENYGHYFASMQHEEKAVIVEEEIYIHYVGEKFVSVKEPNLKSFTETELQTIEFVKNYFSTFNTTKISDFSHDEKGYKETANSAIIPYSYADDLQI
- a CDS encoding DUF3606 domain-containing protein is translated as MSDNLKRKKPEDPTKINTHQEWELDYWSKELGVTKEKIKEAVKKVGNSTDKVRQYLGK